A stretch of the Stegostoma tigrinum isolate sSteTig4 chromosome 34, sSteTig4.hap1, whole genome shotgun sequence genome encodes the following:
- the LOC132206263 gene encoding zinc finger protein 271-like has product MEEKPFKCAVCNKSFVTSTRLLAHQMIHTGEKPFRCEVCEKAFTSSSQLLRHQRIHTGQKPFTCEVCDKSFSILSNLRVHQRIHTGEKPFSCEVCDRSFSDSSTLRRHQRIHTGEKPFACELCDKLFLTLSQLRVHHRVHTGEKPFRCEVCGRTFSRSSNLLVHQRLHTGKKPFKCEMCDKLFLTSSNLRVHQHIHTGEKPFKCEVCDKSFSTSSLLLAHHRIHTGEKPFTCEVCDKSFSESSNLRVHQRIHTGEKPYRCDVCGKSFSQSSTLCLHQRIHTGEKPYRCEVCDKSFSKSSNLLHHWRIHTGE; this is encoded by the coding sequence ATGGAAGAGAAACCATTTAAGTGTGCGGTTTGCAATAAATCTTTTGTGACTTCTACAAGGCTCCTGGCACACCAAAtgattcacacaggggagaaacccttCAGGTGTGAGGTTTGTGAGAAGGCTTTCACCTCTTCTTCTCAACTGCTGAGGCACCAGAGAATTCACACAGGGCAGAAACCATTCACGTGCGAGGTGTGTGATAAATCATTCTCGATCTTATCAAACCTACGTgtacaccaacgcattcacacaggagagaaaccatttTCATGCGAGGTGTGTGACAGATCGTTCTCCGACTCATCGACACTGCGCAGACATCAACGCATTCATACAGGTGAGAAACCATTTGCATGTGAACTGTGTGACAAATTGTTCTTGACGTTATCGCAGCTCCGTGTCCATCACCgcgttcacactggagagaagccattcagGTGTGAGGTGTGCGGCAGAACTTTCTCAAGGTCATCGAACCTCCTGGTCCACCAGAGGCTGCACACAGGGAAAAAACCATTCAAGTGCGAGATGTGTGATAAATTATTCTTGACATCATCAAACCTCCGAGTACaccaacacatccacacaggGGAAAAGCCATTCAAGTGcgaggtgtgtgacaaatcattctcaacATCGTCGCTCCTCCTTGCGCACCATCGCATTCACAcgggggagaaaccattcacatgtgaggtgtgtgacaaatcattctcagagTCATCAAACCTTCGTgtacaccaacgcattcacacgGGGGAGAAGCCATATAGGTGCGATGTGTGTGGCAAATCATTCTCACAGTCATCGACCCTCTGCCTCCACCAACGCATTCACACGGGGGAGAAGCCATATAGGTGcgaggtgtgtgacaaatcattctcaaaGTCATCAAATCTCCTGCACCATTGGAGAATCCACACAGGAGAGTAA